The proteins below are encoded in one region of Hordeum vulgare subsp. vulgare chromosome 3H, MorexV3_pseudomolecules_assembly, whole genome shotgun sequence:
- the LOC123440830 gene encoding uncharacterized protein LOC123440830, with amino-acid sequence MGLEDQLGEALEGGVRYHLEGPEDQLGEALVGGVRYHLEGLEDQVALALVLGGLDFRVALALVLGALVRIGGLDLVASSDPASIFSAVAACSKTAAALSSDTRAQAVHRPISDSMPSRGPSLR; translated from the exons ATGGGCCTGGAGGACCAGCTGGGGGAGGCCCTGGAGGGTGGGGTCCGGTACCACCTGGAGGGCCCGGAGGACCAGTTGGGGGAGGCCCTGGTGGGTGGGGTCCGGTACCACCTGGAGGGCCTGGAGGACCAGGTGGCCCTGGCCCTGGTTCTTGGGGGCCTGGATTTCCGGGTGGCCCTGGCCCTGGTTCTTGGGGCCCTGGTCCGGATTGGGGGTCTGGATTTGGTGGCTTCTTCGGATCCTG CTTCTATCTTCTCTGCTGTTGCTGCCTGCTCCAAGACTGCTGCGGCCCTTTCTTCGGACACCCGGGCCCAGGCGGTCCACCGCCCCATTTCTGATAGTATGCCGAGCCGGGGACCTTCTCTACGGTGA
- the LOC123440831 gene encoding disease resistance protein RGA5-like yields the protein MNLVTGAMGSLLPKLGELLKEEYKLQKGVKKDVASLSNEMRSMHAALHKVAGVPLEQLDEQVRLWASDVKDLSYHMEDVVDRFLVRVEGFEVAPDSDGLKLLVNKMATLFTKGKTRRRIADAIKDIKEQMQDVTARRDRYRVDGLVVNVAATRTLDPRLSALYNKVTDLVGIDEPRDELIKRLTDEKTPTDVVSIAGFGGLGKTTLAKTVYDSLKSQFHCAAFVSLSQNPVITRVLKKMLHQLDQQKYAHINEASWDETQLIDELRMFLSNKRYLIVIDDIWKMESWQIIKCALNENRFASRIITTTRDFDIATKVGGSFKLDALTLESSQVLFYGRIFGSKGNCPEQLAKVSLRILKKCGGVPLAIITMASLLDQPSKRVNPREWHEVCESIGSGLVNSPDVENMRKILALSYYNLPCHLRTCLLYLSIYPEDHDIHRDDLIWKWITEGFIQHKIKDSSLFDVGHSYFSELVNKGMIQPCIDFKGNATRCRLHDMVLELICSLSSQENFVTILDRDEDIMSSQRKIRRLSLQSKREDHQTSSLASMGISQVRSITIFEPAKNLMPTLSRFDVLRVLDLSGCHVGESNQNTLRDVGNLVHLRYLGLAGADICELPTEIGRLRFLQVLDVRNNPDLEELPWTIYGLRRLICLHVDGYRTRLPAGGLGNLTSLEVLRRVPASLTIMKELRNLESLRELKIKFEHNVSSELEEAFVDCLSKLHKIQSVVIRGCFPSIDLLGEGWVPPRHLRTFDLFMLGKFSKIPAWIEREPSILWNLSELIIGLKEVQPEDLRVLGSLPALRILALHSAQQAQRLLAIGADAGFHCLVAFSLYCESPRQIMFQQGALPVAEAVLFNFGVQKAIEDGNGGYFFGLGNLPSIRRLYVGIDRDGATVAEVKEAVTKLQRAVGAHPNHPSIAADIRPPIQPVDEDEVKTSNEVTPSKGQDEEKTWEPKKFQERFQNFRAKTTSDSNSEI from the exons ATGAATCTTGTAACAGGGGCCATGGGATCACTCCTCCCCAAGCTTGGCGAGCTCCTCAAGGAGGAGTACAAGCTGCAGAAGGGCGTGAAGAAAGACGTGGCTTCTCTCTCAAACGAGATGAGGAGCATGCATGCTGCCCTCCACAAGGTGGCCGGAGTTCCGCTGGAGCAGCTCGATGAGCAGGTCAGGCTCTGGGCGAGCGATGTCAAGGACTTGTCCTACCACATGGAGGATGTGGTTGATCGCTTCCTGGTGCGTGTGGAGGGCTTTGAAGTCGCCCCCGACTCTGATGGCTTGAAGCTTCTCGTGAACAAGATGGCCACCTTGTTCACCAAAGGCAAGACACGGCGCCGCATCGCTGATGCTATCAAGGACATCAAGGAGCAAATGCAGGATGTGACTGCCCGACGTGACAGGTATAGAGTCGATGGTCTCGTTGTGAACGTAGCCGCGACAAGAACTCTTGATCCTCGTCTATCAGCCCTTTACAACAAGGTCACCGACCTTGTTGGCATCGATGAGCCGAGGGATGAGCTGATTAAGAGGTTGACAGATGAAAAAACTCCAACGGATGTAGTCTCCATTGCTGGATTTGGTGGTTTGGGCAAGACAACTCTCGCGAAAACCGTCTACGACAGCCtcaaatcacaattccattgcgCAGCCTTCGTTTCTCTTTCTCAGAATCCTGTTATAACAAGGGTACTCAAGAAGATGCTACATCAGCTTGATCAGCAAAAGTATGCCCATATCAATGAAGCATCATGGGATGAAACACAGCTTATCGATGAATTGAGAATGTTCCTTAGCAACAAGAG GTACCTCATTGTTATTGACGACATATGGAAGATGGAATCATGGCAAATAATCAAATGTGCTTTGAATGAGAATAGGTTTGCAAGCAGAATAATCACAACAACTCGTGACTTTGATATTGCCACAAAAGTCGGTGGTTCTTTTAAGCTAGATGCCCTTACCCTAGAGAGTTCTCAAGTATTGTTCTATGGAAGAATATTTGGTTCTAAGGGTAATTGTCCTGAACAATTGGCTAAAGTATCTTTgaggattttgaaaaaatgtgGCGGTGTACCATTAGCTATCATTACCATGGCTAGTCTATTGGATCAACCTAGTAAAAGGGTAAATCCAAGGGAGTGGCATGAGGTATGTGAATCTATTGGTTCTGGACTTGTAAATAGTCCGGACGTGGAGAACATGAGGAAAATATTGGCCCTAAGTTATTATAACCTGCCTTGCCATCTGAGGACATGTCTATTGTACCTAAGTATATATCCTGAAGATCATGATATACATAGAGATGATTTGATATGGAAATGGATCACCGAAGGTTTTATCCAACATAAAATTAAGGACAGTAGCTTATTTGATGTTGGGCATAGTTACTTCAGTGAGCTTGTGAACAAAGGTATGATCCAGCCATGCATAGATTTTAAAGGCAATGCCACACGTTGTCGTTTGCATGATATGGTGCTTGAGCTCATCTGTTCCTTGTCTAGTCAAGAAAACTTTGTTACTATACTGGATCGGGATGAGgatatcatgtcttctcaaaggaAAATTCGCAGGCTATCCCTCCAAAGTAAGAGGGAAGATCATCAGACCTCATCTCTTGCTTCCATGGGTATATCACAAGTGAGGTCCATAACTATCTTTGAGCCTGCTAAGAATCTAATGCCAACTCTTTCTAGATTTGACGTTTTGCGTGTATTGGATCTAAGTGGTTGTCACGTCGGGGAAAGTAACCAAAATACACTTAGGGATGTCGGGAATTTGGTTCACCTCAGATACCTGGGTCTAGCTGGTGCAGATATTTGTGAGCTCCCAACAGAGATAGGAAGGCTTCGATTCTTGCAGGTGCTGGATGTAAGAAATAATCCTGATCTGGAAGAACTTCCATGGACTATTTATGGCTTAAGAAGATTGATATGTCTACATGTTGATGGCTACCGCACAAGGCTCCCAGCTGGTGGGTTGGGTAACCTGACATCCCTGGAGGTGCTGAGAAGGGTCCCTGCCTCCCTAACCATCATGAAAGAGTTGCGTAACCTCGAGAGCTTGAGGGAGCTCAAAATTAAGTTTGAGCACAATGTGAGCTCAGAGTTGGAGGAAGCTTTCGTGGACTGTCTATCCAAGCTGCACAAGATCCAAAGTGTAGTTATTCGTGGGTGTTTTCCATCCATAGATCTCCTGGGAGAAGGCTGGGTTCCCCCTCGACACCTTCGCACATTTGACTTGTTCATGCTTGGCAAGTTCTCAAAAATTCCAGCCTGGATAGAAAGAGAGCCTTCCATTCTTTGGAACCTTTCTGAGCTGATCATTGGTCTAAAGGAAGTTCAGCCGGAGGACCTGAGGGTCCTCGGGAGCCTACCAGCCCTTCGTATCCTTGCTCTGCATAGCGCCCAGCAGGCACAAAGGCTGCTAGCAATTGGTGCCGATGCCGGTTTCCACTGCCTGGTAGCCTTCTCCTTGTACTGTGAGTCGCCTAGGCAGATCATGTTTCAGCAGGGAGCCTTGCCGGTGGCTGAAGCAGTTCTCTTCAATTTCGGCGTGCAGAAGGCAATTGAGGATGGAAACGGTGGTTATTTCTTCGGTCTGGGGAACCTTCCCTCTATTAGGCGGCTGTATGTTGGGATTGATCGTGATGGCGCCACGGTTGCGGAGGTGAAGGAAGCGGTGACCAAGTTGCAGCGCGCAGTCGGCGCCCACCCTAATCATCCCAGCATTGCTGCTGATATCAGGCCACCTATCCAACCAGTCGATGAGGATGAG GTAAAAACATCGAATGAAGTTACGCCGTCCAAGGGCCAGGATGAAGAGAAGACCTGGGAGCCAAAGAAATTTCAGGAAAGATTCCAGAACTTCCGTGCAAAAACTACTTCAGATTCAAATTCTGAAATTTAA